GGCGGCCGAGCTGCACCGGCTCGCCGACACCGCCGACAGGAAGGGCGGCCCCGGCGAGACGTTCGACCGCTACGGGCTCAGCCTCGACGCGGCGCGCGCGGAGGCGGCGGAGCCGGGGTGGGCGGACGGCCGCTCGTTCACCTTCCAGCGGTCGCTCGCCGGCGGGCCTGAGCTGGTCTGGCGGCACCTGACCGAGCCCTCGCTGCTCGCCGGCTGGTGGACGCCCGACGACCTGCGCGTCTCGGAGCTGGTGTTCGAGGCGCGGCCGGGCGGGCGGATCGTCCAGGAGTACCGCGACGCCGACGACACCACCGGCGCCGACCTGGTCGCCGGCCGGGCGGAGGGAGTCGTGGACGAGGTGCGGCCCGCCGAGCACCTGTCGTACCGGCTCTCCCCGCAGCTTCCCGGCGGCGGCGCGGCCTTCACCGCCCACGTCCGCCTCGCCCTGCGCCCCTCCGGCGCGGGCACGGACCTCGACGTCGACTACCGGGTCACCGGCAGCACGGTCGAGTCCGCCGACTTCGTCGCGGGCATCGAGCTCGGCTTCGGCCAGAGCCTCGACCGGCTCGCGACCATCCTCACCGCAACCGACGCAGAGATCAGGAGCACCCGATGACGCAGCACGCCGGCCGCAGGGTCGTCACCAACATGGCCCTCTCCCTCGACGGCCGCTACGCCCAGCCGGACAATCCGGTGGACATGGGCTGGGTCATGCCGTACGCCGTCACCGACGTCGCCCGCGACCACCTGACCGGCCTCTGGGAGCCGGCGACGACGGCGCTGCTCGGGCGGGTGAACGCCGAGGGGTTCCTCGGGTTCTGGCCCACCGTCATCGGCATGGAGGGCGCCGACCCGCGTGACGAGGGGTTCGCCAAGTGGCTGGTGGACGCCGACAAGGTGGTGCTCTCCTCCACTCTGCGCGAGGCGCCGTGGGAGCGCACGACGGTCCTCGACCGGCCGGCCGCCGAGGTGGTCGAGGAGCTGAGGGCGGCCGAGGGCGGCGACATCCTCGTGCTCTCCAGCGCCAGCGTCATCAAGGCGCTACTGGCCGCCGACCAGGTGGACCGGCTCGCGATCACGGTCTTCCCCGTCTTCCTCGGCGGCGGGCCGCGCCTGTTCGACGACGGCCTGCCCGCGGGCCGGTGGGCGCCGGTCAGGCAGGTCGCGGGCGAGCACGGCACGTTGTCGCTGGTCTACGACCGGGTGCGGTGAGCTACCTGGGCCGGACGTTGTGGTTGTGCGCGAACAGGTTCGCGGCGTCGTAGCGGCGCTTGACCTGCGCGAGCCGGTCGTAAGTCGGCGCCGGATAGACCGCCGCGACGTCCGCCTCGGTGGCGGAGGCGAGGAAGTTGGCGTACGCGCCGTCCGTGTGCGGCGCCAGCCTGTCCCAGAGCGCGTCCAGGGCGGGGCGGGCGGCCTCGACGACCGGCTCCGGGCCCGCGACGCTGGTCACGATCATCAGCTCCGCCCGGCGGTGCGCGAAGGCCGTGGCGTCGTCCGGGACGCGGGACACCGCGCCGCCGAGGCTGCGCACGGACAGGAGCGGCGACCCCGGTGACGTCCCGGCCTCGGCGAGCAGGTCCAGCACCGCCGCCACCGACCCCTCGCCGACGAACGCGCTCCGGGTGACGAACCGGATGCCGGGCGGCGGCGTCACCCCCTCCACCAGGACGTCCGCGTACGGCCGCAGCTCCACGTCGTCACCGATCACCGTGCCGAGGCGGCGGATCGGGTCGATGGCCAGGGCGGCGAGCTGCGGGTCGTCGCCGTCGAAGGTGACGAGGATCTCGACCGGGGCGTCGGGGCCGCCTGCGAAGGGGTTGGCGGCGTTCAGGATGGAGGTCAGCTCCGCCGGTGCGGTGCGCAGGTGGTCGGCCCACCCTCGCAGCACGGTGGCCGCCTCCTGCGCCGGGAAGGTGATCCTGCCGTGGAAGACGTCCGTGGTCGGGTGTGCCGCGAACTCGAAGGCGGTCACCACGCCGAAGTTCCCGCCGCCGCCGCGGATCGCCCAGAACAGGTCCGGGTTCTCCTCCGCACTGGCCCGCACGACCGCTCCGTCCGCCGTGACCAGGTCGGCGGCCACCAGGCTGTCCAGGGCCAGGCCGTACTTGCGTACCTTCCAGCCGATGCCGCCGCTCAACGTCAGCCCGCCGACCCCGACGCTCCTCGTGTCGCCCGAGGAGATCGCCAGGCCGTGCGGGGCGAGGGCGGCCACGACCTGGCCCCAGGTGGCGCCGCCGCCGATCCTGACGAGGTGGCGCTCCTTGTCGATGAGGTCCACGGTGGCCAGGTGGGCGAGGTCGATCACGATGCCGCCGTCGTTGCTGGCGAAACCGGCGAAGGCGTGGCCGCCGCCCCGTACGGACAGGGTCGGCTTCTGGGCGGGCGTGGGCGTGAGTGCGGCTTGCGCTGTCACTGCGGCCTGTGTTGTCACTGCGGCCTGTGTTGTCACTGCGGCCTGTGCTGTCACTGCGGCTGCGAACCGGACCGCCGCCTGGACATCGGCGACGCTCTCGGGACGCAGCACGTAAGCCGGGTTCCCCAACGCCATCACCGAACGGCGGGCCGCTTCGTACTCCGCCCCGCCGCCCGGCTCGATGATCGCGCCACCGAAGTCGCGGCGAAGGATTTCAAGCGCTGAACTCATCACTGTTCCCCATCTCGACTGGCCCGGCCGCTGCCGGACGACCACGAGATGCCGGCGACCCCCTCCTTGTGACAGCACAGCGAACGTGACATACGCCACAAGACACCCGAATCACCGCTCAGGCAGCATGGACCAGCCAGCGACCAGGTGTCACAAAACTGCACCTCCATGCATCTGGTGGATGTGACAGTAGAAAGCGAACAGGAGCCCTCCATGCCCGACACCCCGGACCCCGCCACCGAGGCGTTCGTCGCCCACCGCAACCTCCTGTTCACCGTCGCCTACGAGATGCTCGGCTCGGCCGCCGACGCGGAAGACGTGCTGCAGGAGACCTGGTTGCGATGGGCGGGCGTCGACCTGGGCGAGGTACGGGACCAGCGGGCGTACCTGGTGCGGATCACCACCCGCCAGGCCCTCCTCCGGCTGCGGACGCTCGGCCGGCGCAAGGAGTCCTACGTCGGCCCGTGGCTGCCCGAGCCGCTGCTCACCACGCCTGACGTGGCGCAGGACGTGGAGCTGGCGGAGAGCGTGTCGATGGCGATGCTGCTGGTGCTGGAGACGTTGTCGCCGACGGAGCGGGCCGTGTTCGTGCTGCGCGAGGTGTTCGGGCTGGACTACGACGAGATCGCCGAGGCCGTGGACAAGACCCAGGCGGCCGTCCGGCAGATCGCCCACCGGGCGCGGGCACACGTCGCGGCACGCCGGCCCCGCGAGGCGATCTCCCCCGCCGAGTCCCGGGACGCCTTCACGGCGTTCCAGCGGGCCGTCCAGACGGGGGATCTTCAGGTGCTGCTCGACGTCCTGGCGCCGGACGTCGTCCTGCTGACCGACGGCGGCGGGATCAAGCAGGCCGCCCTGGCGCCCATCGTGGGGGCCGCCGACGTGGCCGCCGTGCTGGGGCGGGTCCCCGCGTCGCGGTCGCTGGTGCCGGCGCAGGTCAACGGGTGTCCGGCGCTGGTCATCCGGATCGACGGGGAGCTCGACACCGTGCTGGCGGTTCGGGTGGAGGGTGGGCTGGTCACGGGGCTCTACGCCGTACGCAATCCTGAGAAGTTGTCGCACATGGAGCAGGAGATCATCCTGAGCCGCTGACCTCGCGCCCGGCGCGCCCGGCCCCTCACCACCCGAGCCGAGGGGGCCGGAGCGCCGCACAGCACGCACCACCGCGCCAAGCCCACGCAGTCAGCCCAACACCCGCCCAGCCCCGCGCACCCAGCCCCACACGCAGTCGCCCCGGCATGCGCCAGCCCAGCACAAACCACTCTGCGCCCGACACGACGGACATGATCCTGCGCACATCCGGCCGGGCAGCAACGACGATGCCTGCCGCTACCTCAACAGCGAGGCCGCACAGGAAGAGGAGCTGCGTGCGGTGATCAGAAGGCCACGGCCAGAGCCATCGCGGCGGCGGCCTCGTGACGCAGGAGCATGATCAGGAGCGTGGCGACCAGCGTGGCGATGAGCAACCAGCTGATCAAGATGATGACGGTCGTGCGGCGCGGCCGACGACGAGGCGCGCGCTGCCCGTTCGACTTCGCCTCGCTGCGACGAACCCGCTCGTTGAACGACTCAAGCCGAGCGACGAGTCGCGGATCGTCATCGACGAGGTGCTGCTCAATCTGGGCCAGCATCCGCTCCTCGTCCTGCGACCAGGCCATAAGTACCTCCGGAACGCAAGCTCTGTGGCGTCTTCCTGCCCAACCATGAAGATCATTAGCCACCGCCTGACCACTTAATTGCAACCTCTTTTCGGTTTGCGATCAAGCTCGAACTGCTGTTCTAATCATGCCATGCGCTGGGACAACCTCCGCCTGACCGGGCCAGGCCGGGCCGATCCGACCGAGCCGCTCTTCGCCCGCGGCGCGGTGACCCGCACGTTCGACACGCCCGAGTTCAAGGGGATGACCTTCTACGAGATCCGGGCCAGATCCATCATCAACCGGGTCCCCGGCGCCAGCCGCGTCCCGTTCGACTACACGATCAACCCCTACCGGGGCTGCGGCCATCGCTGCATCTACTGCTTCGCCAGGAAGACCCACGAATATCTCGACCTCGACGCCGGCGCGGACTTCGACTCCAAGATCGTCGTCAAGGTCAACGCCGCCGAGCTGGCCCGCAAGGAGCTCGCCTCGCCCCGCTGGGGCGGCCACCACGTGGCCATGGGCACCAACGTCGACTGCTACCAGCGCGCGGAGGGCCGCTACAAGCTGATGCGCGGCATCCTGACCGCGCTGCGCGACGCCGCCAACCCGTTCTCGATCCTCACCAAGGGCACCCTCATCCTGCGCGACCTCGACCTGCTCACCGAGGCCGCCGAGGTGACGGACGTCGGCGCCGACGTCTCGGTCGGCTTCGTCGACGACGACCTGTGGCGCGCCGTCGAGCCCGGCACCCCCAACCCGCACCGCCGCCTCGAAACCTGCGCGACCCTCAACGACAACGGCATCGCCTGCGGCGTCCTGATGGCCCCCGTCCTGCCCTACCTCACCGACTCCCCCGCCCAGCTCGACCGCACGGTCAAGGCCATCGCCGAGGCCGGCGCCACCCACCTCTCCCCCATCGTGCTGCACCTGCGCCCCGGAGCCCGCGAGTGGTGGCTGACCTGGCTGTCGCGCGAGCACCCGCGCCTGGTGCCGCGCTATCTGGAGCTGTACGGGCGCGGTGCGTACGCCCCGAAGTCCTACCAGCAGCGGATCACGACCCTGATCAGAGACCTCGCGGAACGCCACGGAGTCGGCCGGGCCACCCCCGCCATGGCCCGCCGCATCCCACCCCACCGCCCGGCAGCCCCGGCCCAGCCCGAGCAACTCCGGCTCCTCTGACCGCCCCCTCCGAGTGCCGACGCAGGGGCGAGGCGGCTCGGACGGGGTGGTCCCGGGAGCCTGGGGCAAGGCCGTGTGAGCGAGGGCAGCGCCTGAGCTGTCGTGGCGGATCGCGCAGCCGCTTGGGTGAGGTCACCACGAGGAGCCGCCATCGCGGGAGCAAGGCCGCTTCGTGAGGTCACCGCGCCAGCCGCCATGATGGCGTGCCCTCGTCGTGGCGGAGACCTTCGGAGGCCACGGCTCGCGGCACCGCGTCGAGCGAAAAATCGCTGGCCCGGACATGGGGGCCGGTGGCAGGATGGCCGGGCACTGTCGGACCACGATCAAGGAGCTTGGGATGCGGCGCCGCCTCGGAATCTCCCAGCACGGCATCCGCACGAGAGTTTCCCGAGGGCTCCTTGATCAAGCACGTCCTGAACATCGGCATCCTCGCGCACGTAGACGCGGGAAAGACCAGCCTCACTGAGCGACTCCTGTTCGAGACCGGCGTCATCGACCGGCTCGGCAGCGTCGACGGCGGCGACACCCAGACCGACACCGGCGAGATCGAACGCCGCCGCGGCATCACCATCCGCGCCGCCGTGGCCTCCTTCGCCCTGGGTGACCTGCGGGTCAACCTGGTGGACACGCCCGGCCACGCCGACTTCGTGGCCGAGGTGGAGCGCGCGCTCGGCGTACTGGACGGCGCCGTCCTGGTGCTGTCGGCCGTCGAGGGGGTGCAGCCGCACACCCGGGTCCTGATGCGGACTCTGCGCAAGTTGCGCCTGCCGACCCTGATCTTCGTCAACAAGATCGATCGGGCGGGGGCGCGGGAGCACGATCTGCTCGCCGACATCCGGCGCCGCCTCTCGCCGTCGTGCGTCCCGCTCAACACCGTGGACGGTCTCGGCAGCCCGGCCGCCGTCACCCGGCCCGTGACCGATCCGTACGCGGTCGCCGAGGTGCTGGCGGAGCGGGACGACGAGCTGCTGGGGCTGCTCGTGGATGGTCAGACGCCTGAGCAGGGGATGGTGCGGGCGGCGCTGGCGCGGCAGTGTGGGGAGGCGGTGGCTTGTCCGGTGTTGTTCGGCTCGGCGATCACCGGGCAAGGGCTGCCTGAGCTGCTCGATGGGATCGCCGAGCTCTTTCCTGCTGTGCCTCGGGTGGCGGTGGAGGGCGCGTCGGCCACTGGCACGGTGTTCGCGGTCGAGCGGGCTCCTTCGGGGGAGAAGGTGGCGTTTGTGCGGGTTCGGGGCGGGGTCTTGCGGGTGCGGGAGCCGCTGACCTTCTTTCGTGGGCAGCGGCGGAGTGGTGGTGACGGTCCTCGTGCTGGCGGGGGTGCGGGCAGTGGCGGCGCAGGCCGCACCGCCGACCACGCGTACGAGGCCAGGCTGACCGCGCTGTCCGTGGCCGGAGCGCCCCGAGAAGCGCAGGCCGTGGCCGGTGACATCGTCAAGATCTGGGGCGTGCCGGAGATCCGGGTCGGTGACCACCTGGGCGAGCCGGGGCCGGCGAACCAGGCGCACTTCACCCCGCCCAGCCTCGAGACCGTGGTCCGCCCCCGGATCCCAGGCCAGGAGCCCCGCCTGCACGCCGCGCTCCTCGCCATGACCGAGCAGGACCCGCTGATCGGCACCCGGGCGCTGCCCGGCGGCGGCACCTCGGTCCTGCTGTACGGCGAGGTGCAGAAGGAGGTCATCGGTGAGACCCTGGCCAGGGAGTTCGGGGTGGAGGCGGAGTTCGAGCCGAGCCGGCCGGTGTACTTCGAGCGGCCGTCGGGCAGCGGCGAGGCGGTCGAGGAGATCCAGCGTCAGGGCCGCAACGAGTTCATGGCCACGGTCGGCCTGCGTGTCGAGCCCGCGCCCGCGGGGTCGGGGGTCGGTTACCGGCTGGAGGTGGATCTGGGGTCGCTGCCGCTGGCCTTTCATCGGGCGATCGAGGAGAGCGTACGGCTGGCGCTGCGGGAGGGGCCGCATGGGTGGCCGGTGACCGATGTGCTGGTGACGCTGACCAGGACCGGTTACTCGTCGCCGGTCACCACGGCGGGTGACTTTCGGGGGCGGGTGCCGGTCGTGCTGGCGCGGGCGCTGAAGAGGGCGGGCACGGTCGTGTACGAGCCGTGCCACCGTTTCGAGGCGGAGGTGCCGTTGGAGGCGTTCGGGCCGGTGACGGCGCAGCTCGCGGCGCTGGGTGGTGAGGTGCGCGATGCGCGCAGGGAGGGTGAGGGGTGGGTGTTGGAGGGGAAGATTCCGGCGGCGGTGGTGCATGAGGCTGAGCGGCGGCTGCCTGGGTTGTCCCATGGTGAGGGGGTGTGGTGGTCCGAGGCGGCTGGTGACCGACCGCTCCGGTGAGGGGTGTGGTGGTCCGAGGCGGCCGGTGACCGACCGCTCCGATGGGAGCGTGCCACCCCAGCGGCTGGCGACCGGCCGCCTAGATAGGTGGTATGTCGGGTTTCGTCGCTAGATGGGTATTAACGGGCTTGGTGTACCAATCAGGTGCATCTCATCCGTTACAGGGGGGATCTCCAATGGCTGACACGAAGAAGAAACCCGCGTCCAAGTCCGGCAAGTCCAAGAAGCAGGCCATCAAGACCAGCAGGCAGGCCAAGGAGACGAAGCGGGAAGGCCGGAAGGGCACCGACGAAGGCTGAAGCATCGGCCGTGCGACGGTGACGTGATCGGACGGCCGCGGCCCCGCGAGTGCCCCGGCTGTCCGATCGACCAGTGGAGCTGTCATGTCGGCTTACCTGCGTTTCCCCGCCGTCTTCCAGGACGTGGTGGTCTTCGCCGCCGAGGACGACCTGTGGATGGTCTCCGCGCACGGCGGGCGCGCCTTCCGGCTGACCGCGGGGCTGGCCGAGGCCGGTTATCCGCGGATCTCGGAGCGCGGCGAGATGCTCGCGTTCGTCGGGCGCGAGGAGGGCCCGGAAGAGGTGTACGTCATGCCGTCCGGCGGCGGCGCGGCCCGCCGGGTGACCTTCCACGGCGCCCGCTGCACGGTGACCGGGTGGGACCCCGAGGACCGCGTGCTGTACGCCAGTGACCAGTCCCAGCCGTTCGAGGGCCGCAAGTGGCTGCACCGGGTGGCGCCGGGCGGGGTGCCGGAGCGGCTGCCGTACGGGCCGGCGAACTCGATCGCGTACGGGCCGGGGAACATGATCGTGCTGGGCCGCAACACCGCCGACCCGGCGCGGTGGAAGCGTTACCGCGGCGGCACCGTCGGCGACCTGTGGATCGACCCCAGCGGCGACGGCGAGTTCAGGAGGCTGATCAGGCTGCCGGGGAACCTGGCCTCGCCGTGCTGGAGCGATGGCCGGGTGTGCTTCATCTCCGACCACGAGGGCGTCGGCAACGTCTACTCGTGCACCCCCGACGGCCAGGACCTGCGCAAGCACACGCACCACGACGACTACTACGCCCGCAACCTGTCCGGCGACGGCCGGCGGCTGGTCTACCACGCGGGCGCGGACCTGTACCTGCTGGAGCCCGGTGAGCGGCCGCGGCGGCTGGAGGTGCGGCTGGCCAGCTCCAGGACGCAGCGCAACCGCAGGTTCGTCGAGGCGGACGACTACCTCGACAGCGCCACGCTGAGCCCCGACGGCAGCGCGCTGGCGATCACGGCGCGCGGCAAGGCGTACGCGATGGCGAACTGGGAGGGCCCGGTACGCCAGCACGGCTCCCCCGACGGCGTCCGCTACCGCTTCCTGACCTGGCTGAACGACGGCGTCCGGCTCATCGCGGCGGCCAGCGACGACGGCGACGAGGAGAAGCTGGTCATCCTGGAGGGCGGCGAGGGCGGCCCCGGCACGGAGGTGGCCCGCCTGGGCCGGATCAACGACCTGGTGCCCGATCCTGCCCATGACCGGGTCGCGGTCGTCAACCACCGCCACGAGCTGCACCTGCTCGACCTGGAGACCGGGTGCGCCGAGCTGGTGGAGGCGAACCCGCACGGCCCGCCGGAGGACCCGGCCTGGTCGCACGACGGCGAGTGGCTGGCGTACGCGAGCCCGCTCAACGCCCAGACCACCGCGATCAAGCTGTACCACCCCGGAACGGGACGCACGGCGCAGGCCAGCGAGCCGGTGCTGAAGGACTCGGTGCCCGCCTTCGACCCGCAGGGCCGCTACCTGTACTTCGTCGGCCAGCGCGCCTTCTCCCCCGTCTACGACCAGCTCCAGTTCGACCTGGGTTTCCCGCTGGGCACCCGCCCGTACGCGGTGGCGCTGCGCGAGGACGTGCCGGACCCGTTCGTGCCCCGGCCCCGTCCCCTGCACGACAAGGACGACGAAGACGACGAAGAGGAAGAGGAGGACGGCGAGGAGCCGCTGCGGGTGGACGTGGACGGTCTGGCCCGGCGGGTCACCGCGTTCCCGCTGCCCGAGGGCCGCTACGAGCGGGTGGCGGGGCTGAAGGGGAAGGCGCTGATTCTGACCAGCCCGCTGCAGGGGGACGACACGCTGCATCTGTTCGACTTCGCCAAGGGCGAGAGCGAGACGTTCGCCGACGGGGTGAGCGGGTTCGAGCTGGGGCGCGACCACCGGACGCTGCTGTACCGGGCGGGCAACCGGCTGCGCGTGGTGAAGGCGGGCGAGGTGCCGGGCGAGGAGGAGGCGCCCGGGCGGCAGAGCGGGTGGATCGACCTGTCGCGCATCAAGGTGTCGGTCTGCCCGGAGGCGGAGTGGCGGCAGATGTTCAGGGAGGCGTGGCGGCTGCAGCGGGAGAACTTCTGGACCGAGGACATGGCCGGCGTGGACTGGCCGGCCGTGTACGACCGGTACCGGCCGCTGGTGGATCGGGTGACGACCCGGGGCGAGTTCTCCGACCTGCTGTGGGAGCTGCACGGCGAGCTGGCCACCAGCCACGCCTACGAGAGCGGCGGCGAGTACCGCCCCGGCCCCGACTACAGCCAGGGCAAGCTGGGCGTGGACTGGCGGTTGCGTGACGGCGTCTACCACATCGCCGCCATCGTCACGGGCGACCCGTGGGACCCGCTGGCCACCTCGCCGCTGAACCGGCTCGGGCTGGACGTCCGGACGGGCGACGCCGTGCTGGCCATCGACGGCGCCCCCATCGGGGTGGGGACGGCCACCCCCAACGAACGGCTGGTGAACCAGGCCGGCGAGGAGGTCGAGCTGACGCTGCGCCGCGAGGAGCGCGTCTTCACCGTCACCGTGC
The nucleotide sequence above comes from Nonomuraea gerenzanensis. Encoded proteins:
- a CDS encoding metalloregulator ArsR/SmtB family transcription factor, coding for MEALLTALADPARWRLVSLLAERPRPVGVLAELAGARQPQTTKHLQALERAGLVTAQRTGQRRIYALRPGPLRDLAAELHRLADTADRKGGPGETFDRYGLSLDAARAEAAEPGWADGRSFTFQRSLAGGPELVWRHLTEPSLLAGWWTPDDLRVSELVFEARPGGRIVQEYRDADDTTGADLVAGRAEGVVDEVRPAEHLSYRLSPQLPGGGAAFTAHVRLALRPSGAGTDLDVDYRVTGSTVESADFVAGIELGFGQSLDRLATILTATDAEIRSTR
- a CDS encoding dihydrofolate reductase family protein, with product MTQHAGRRVVTNMALSLDGRYAQPDNPVDMGWVMPYAVTDVARDHLTGLWEPATTALLGRVNAEGFLGFWPTVIGMEGADPRDEGFAKWLVDADKVVLSSTLREAPWERTTVLDRPAAEVVEELRAAEGGDILVLSSASVIKALLAADQVDRLAITVFPVFLGGGPRLFDDGLPAGRWAPVRQVAGEHGTLSLVYDRVR
- a CDS encoding FAD-binding oxidoreductase: MTAQAALTPTPAQKPTLSVRGGGHAFAGFASNDGGIVIDLAHLATVDLIDKERHLVRIGGGATWGQVVAALAPHGLAISSGDTRSVGVGGLTLSGGIGWKVRKYGLALDSLVAADLVTADGAVVRASAEENPDLFWAIRGGGGNFGVVTAFEFAAHPTTDVFHGRITFPAQEAATVLRGWADHLRTAPAELTSILNAANPFAGGPDAPVEILVTFDGDDPQLAALAIDPIRRLGTVIGDDVELRPYADVLVEGVTPPPGIRFVTRSAFVGEGSVAAVLDLLAEAGTSPGSPLLSVRSLGGAVSRVPDDATAFAHRRAELMIVTSVAGPEPVVEAARPALDALWDRLAPHTDGAYANFLASATEADVAAVYPAPTYDRLAQVKRRYDAANLFAHNHNVRPR
- a CDS encoding RNA polymerase sigma-70 factor; amino-acid sequence: MPDTPDPATEAFVAHRNLLFTVAYEMLGSAADAEDVLQETWLRWAGVDLGEVRDQRAYLVRITTRQALLRLRTLGRRKESYVGPWLPEPLLTTPDVAQDVELAESVSMAMLLVLETLSPTERAVFVLREVFGLDYDEIAEAVDKTQAAVRQIAHRARAHVAARRPREAISPAESRDAFTAFQRAVQTGDLQVLLDVLAPDVVLLTDGGGIKQAALAPIVGAADVAAVLGRVPASRSLVPAQVNGCPALVIRIDGELDTVLAVRVEGGLVTGLYAVRNPEKLSHMEQEIILSR
- a CDS encoding DUF3040 domain-containing protein, which encodes MAWSQDEERMLAQIEQHLVDDDPRLVARLESFNERVRRSEAKSNGQRAPRRRPRRTTVIILISWLLIATLVATLLIMLLRHEAAAAMALAVAF
- a CDS encoding Rv2578c family radical SAM protein — protein: MRWDNLRLTGPGRADPTEPLFARGAVTRTFDTPEFKGMTFYEIRARSIINRVPGASRVPFDYTINPYRGCGHRCIYCFARKTHEYLDLDAGADFDSKIVVKVNAAELARKELASPRWGGHHVAMGTNVDCYQRAEGRYKLMRGILTALRDAANPFSILTKGTLILRDLDLLTEAAEVTDVGADVSVGFVDDDLWRAVEPGTPNPHRRLETCATLNDNGIACGVLMAPVLPYLTDSPAQLDRTVKAIAEAGATHLSPIVLHLRPGAREWWLTWLSREHPRLVPRYLELYGRGAYAPKSYQQRITTLIRDLAERHGVGRATPAMARRIPPHRPAAPAQPEQLRLL
- a CDS encoding elongation factor G, whose product is MIKHVLNIGILAHVDAGKTSLTERLLFETGVIDRLGSVDGGDTQTDTGEIERRRGITIRAAVASFALGDLRVNLVDTPGHADFVAEVERALGVLDGAVLVLSAVEGVQPHTRVLMRTLRKLRLPTLIFVNKIDRAGAREHDLLADIRRRLSPSCVPLNTVDGLGSPAAVTRPVTDPYAVAEVLAERDDELLGLLVDGQTPEQGMVRAALARQCGEAVACPVLFGSAITGQGLPELLDGIAELFPAVPRVAVEGASATGTVFAVERAPSGEKVAFVRVRGGVLRVREPLTFFRGQRRSGGDGPRAGGGAGSGGAGRTADHAYEARLTALSVAGAPREAQAVAGDIVKIWGVPEIRVGDHLGEPGPANQAHFTPPSLETVVRPRIPGQEPRLHAALLAMTEQDPLIGTRALPGGGTSVLLYGEVQKEVIGETLAREFGVEAEFEPSRPVYFERPSGSGEAVEEIQRQGRNEFMATVGLRVEPAPAGSGVGYRLEVDLGSLPLAFHRAIEESVRLALREGPHGWPVTDVLVTLTRTGYSSPVTTAGDFRGRVPVVLARALKRAGTVVYEPCHRFEAEVPLEAFGPVTAQLAALGGEVRDARREGEGWVLEGKIPAAVVHEAERRLPGLSHGEGVWWSEAAGDRPLR
- a CDS encoding S41 family peptidase — its product is MSAYLRFPAVFQDVVVFAAEDDLWMVSAHGGRAFRLTAGLAEAGYPRISERGEMLAFVGREEGPEEVYVMPSGGGAARRVTFHGARCTVTGWDPEDRVLYASDQSQPFEGRKWLHRVAPGGVPERLPYGPANSIAYGPGNMIVLGRNTADPARWKRYRGGTVGDLWIDPSGDGEFRRLIRLPGNLASPCWSDGRVCFISDHEGVGNVYSCTPDGQDLRKHTHHDDYYARNLSGDGRRLVYHAGADLYLLEPGERPRRLEVRLASSRTQRNRRFVEADDYLDSATLSPDGSALAITARGKAYAMANWEGPVRQHGSPDGVRYRFLTWLNDGVRLIAAASDDGDEEKLVILEGGEGGPGTEVARLGRINDLVPDPAHDRVAVVNHRHELHLLDLETGCAELVEANPHGPPEDPAWSHDGEWLAYASPLNAQTTAIKLYHPGTGRTAQASEPVLKDSVPAFDPQGRYLYFVGQRAFSPVYDQLQFDLGFPLGTRPYAVALREDVPDPFVPRPRPLHDKDDEDDEEEEEDGEEPLRVDVDGLARRVTAFPLPEGRYERVAGLKGKALILTSPLQGDDTLHLFDFAKGESETFADGVSGFELGRDHRTLLYRAGNRLRVVKAGEVPGEEEAPGRQSGWIDLSRIKVSVCPEAEWRQMFREAWRLQRENFWTEDMAGVDWPAVYDRYRPLVDRVTTRGEFSDLLWELHGELATSHAYESGGEYRPGPDYSQGKLGVDWRLRDGVYHIAAIVTGDPWDPLATSPLNRLGLDVRTGDAVLAIDGAPIGVGTATPNERLVNQAGEEVELTLRREERVFTVTVRALADEQPARYRDWVNLNRAQCHQRSGGRIGYLHVPDMGPDGFGEFHRGFLAEYDRHALIVDVRFNGGGHVSSLLLQKLARRRLGYDYPRWGDPEPYPPESPRGPLVAVTNEWAGSDGDIFSHTFKLLRLGPLVGRRTWGGVIGIWPRHTLADGTVTTQPEFSFAFDDVGWQVENYGTDPDIEVDITPQDYARGVDTQLERAIDVALELLAEHPPHTPDPRHRPRMQP